A portion of the Salvelinus fontinalis isolate EN_2023a chromosome 32, ASM2944872v1, whole genome shotgun sequence genome contains these proteins:
- the LOC129831276 gene encoding chloride channel protein 1-like has product MAADASERKALRYQQTLLYGEYREHPGGSVRRETTRLLTERQWKKHHHHHHGHHHHGHHHSHTHGHVHHSRHRRRHHSDEVGRAQMATEQGNPLSTKRRRSYSRCRDCVARVQRFLVTKLGEDWIFLVLLGISMALVSWTMDYTSAKSLQLYKWIHWELRGNVLLQYLAWVSYPMALIMFASFFCHLVAPQAIGSGIPELKTILRGVVLKEYLTVRAFTAKVIGLTAGLGSGMPVGKEGPFVHIASICAAVLSKCMTFFSGVHQSPYCYTDILTVGCAVGVACCFGTPLGGVLFSIEVTSTYFAVRNYWRGYFAATFSAFIFRVLSVFNKDAVTITALFRTKFRMDFPFDLQELPAFAVIGISCGFLGAFFVWLNRQVVLFMRKPNAMTRFLTRHRLIFPGVVTLVIASLTFPPGFGQFMAGELMPRECINSLFDNFTWTKIWGSPPPPGLGRSSVWLHPDVSVFVILLLFFVMKFWMSAVSTTMPIPSGAFMPVFLLGASFGRLVGEIMAALFPDGILFDGILYRIIPGGYAVIGAAALTGAVTHTVSTAVICFELTGQISHILPMMVAVILANMVAQGLQPSLYDSIIQIKKLPYLPELGFGHISQYNIFVEDIMVRKVKFLSLQSTYRELIHLLDNTSLKTIPLVDSTDSMILLGSVERSELHALCDWWLSAERRILRQEQRLQEQNQYAKDSWESFAFVDEDDEESGDKSTPVQEESNGPLPSPKPQEPLSNHTAPENGPLQSVRRTLRNIFTSRDRQAEGQSQEPCANPLLSDTMTPEELVQIKEWEEAEMDKPMEIDQIRIDPSPFQLVERTSLHKTHTLFSLLGLSHAYVTSIGKLVGVVALKELQKAIEGSTRSGVRLRPPLASFRNTSRKSSKPQATSAPSSLTTPSFPLSQAPIFPHATAPPPPPTQEEMDVWIEGTRREVAEVNSSSSSSSGTGSSSSNSSPSLPHSLPLSIPLTSPLSMPLTVALSIPLAAFSSPLTALRPVAKQQVEEESDDEQPI; this is encoded by the exons CTGTATGGGGAATACCGTGAGCACCCGGGTGGGTCTGTCCGGAGAGAGACCACCCGACTTCTGACAGAGAGACAATGGAAGaaacaccatcaccatcaccatggcCACCATCACCACGGCCACCACCACAGTCACACACATGGACACGTGCACCACAGCAGGCACAGGCGTCGGCATCACTCAGACGAGGTGGGACGTGCACAAATGGCTACAGAGCAAGGCAACCCTTTGTCTACTAAGAGACGTCGCTCCTACTCAAGGTGCCGAG ACTGTGTGGCACGTGTGCAGAGGTTCCTGGTCACCAAGCTGGGAGAGGACTGGATCTTTCTGGTGCTGCTGGGCATCTCAATGGCGCTGGTCAGCTGGACCATGGACTACACCAGTGCCAAGAGTCTACAAT TGTATAAGTGGATTCACTGGGAGCTGAGGGGTAATGTCCTGCTCCAGTACCTGGCTTGGGTCAGCTATCCCATGGCGCTCATCATGTTCGCCTCCTTCTTCTGCCACCTGGTCGCCCCGCAAGCCATCG gctctgGTATTCCTGAGCTGAAGACCATTCTCAGAGGCGTAGTGTTGAAGGAGTATCTGACTGTCAGGGCTTTTACTGCCAAGGTCATTGGTCTGACTGCAGGTCTGGGCAGTGGGATGCCAGTGGGGAAAGAG GGCCCATTTGTTCATATCGCCAGCATCTGTGCTGCTGTGCTGAGCAAGTGTATGACGTTCTTCTCAGGAGTCCATCAG AGCCCATACTGCTACACAGACATCCTTACAGTTGGCTGTGCGGTTGGGGTGGCTTGCTGTTTCGGTACCCCTCTTGGAG GGGTGCTGTTCAGTATAGAGGTGACGTCCACTTACTTTGCTGTGAGGAACTACTGGAGAGGTTATTTCGCCGCCACCTTCAGTGCCTTCATATTCAGAGTGCTCTCTGTGTTCAACAAAGATGCAG TCACCATCACTGCTCTCTTCCGCACCAAGTTCCGCATGGACTTCCCCTTTGACCTCCAGGAGCTGCCTGCATTTGCCGTCATCGG GATCTCCTGCGGGTTCCTGGGGGCCTTCTTCGTCTGGCTGAACCGCCAGGTGGTGCTGTTCATGAGGAAACCCAACGCCATGACACGCTTCCTCACCAGACA CCGACTGATTTTCCCCGGTGTTGTGACCTTAGTGATAGCCAGCTTGACCTTTCCCCCTGGATTTGGACAGTTCATGGCTGGAGAG CTGATGCCCAGAGAATGCATCAACTCCCTGTTCGACAACTTCACCTGGACCAAAATCTGGggctccccccctccccccggcCTGGGGCGCTCCTCTGTCTGGCTGCACCCCGACGTCAGCGTCTtcgtcatcctcctcctcttcttcgtcATGAAG TTTTGGATGTCTGCTGTTTCGACAACGATGCCCATCCCTTCTGGAGCCTTCATGCCTGTCTTCTTACTCG GAGCCTCTTTCGGCCGACTCGTGGGGGAGATCATGGCTGCCCTCTTCCCCGATGGGATTCTGTTTGATGGAATCTTGTACCGCATCATCCCAGGAGGTTACGCAGTCATTG GAGCGGCAGCACTGACCGGGGCGGTGACCCACACGGTGTCCACGGCGGTGATCTGCTTCGAGCTGACGGGCCAGATCTCCCACATCCTGCCCATGATGGTGGCAGTGATCCTGGCCAACATGGTGGCCCAGGGCCTGCAGCCCTCGCTCTACGACTCCATCATCCAGATCAAGAAACTGCCATACCTCCCTGAGCTCGGCTTTGGACACATCAG CCAGTATAACATCTTTGTGGAGGACATCATGGTTAGGAAAGTGAAGTTTCTCTCATTACAGTCCACCTACAGGGAGTTGATACACCTCCTGGATAACACTTCTCTCAAAACGATACCACTGGTGGATTCAACAG ACTCTATGATCCTTTTGGGCTCCGTCGAGCGGTCAGAGCTCCACGCTCTCTGTGATTGGTGGCTCTCTGCAGAGAGGCGGATCCTCAGGCAGGAACAGCGTTTACAGGAGCAGAACCAGTATGCCAAAGACAGCTGGGAATCCTTTGCCTTTGTGGATGAAGATGATGAGGAGAGTGGAGATAAG AGTACCCCAGTTCAGGAAGAGAGCAATGGCCCCCTGCCATCTCCTAAACCACAGGAGCCCTTGTCCAATCACACAGCCCCTG AAAATGGCCCTCTTCAGTCTGTTAGGAGAACTCTACGGAATATCTTCACCTctcgagacagacaggcagagggacAGTCACAG gAGCCTTGCGCCAACCCTCTCCTGTCCGATACGATGACACCAGAAGAG CTGGTGCAGATCAAAGAATGGGAGGAGGCTGAGATGGACAAGCCAATGGAAATTGATCAGATCCGAATAGATCCCTCCCCTTTCCAGCTAGTGGAGAGGACATCATTACACAAG ACCCACACTCTCTTCTCATTACTGGGCCTGAGTCATGCCTATGTCACCAGTATCGGAAAACTGGTGGGTGTTGTGGCTCTTAAAGAG CTGCAAAAGGCCATCGAGGGCTCCACCCGTAGCGGGGTCCGGCTACGTCCCCCTCTGGCCAGCTTCCGCAACACCAGCCGAAAGTCATCCAAACCCCAGGCAACCTCAGCcccctcctccctgaccaccccctccttccctctctcccaggcTCCCATCTTCCCCCATGCCACTGCCCCGCCACCTCCCCCGACACAGGAGGAGATGGATGTGTGGATCGAGGGCACGAGGCGGGAGGTGGCGGAGGtgaacagcagtagtagtagcagcagcggaACGGggagcagcagtagcaacagtagCCCCTCACTACCCCACTCCTTgcccctctccatccccctcacctcgCCCCTCTCCATGCCCCTCACCGTTGCCCTCTCCATCCCCCTTGccgccttctcctctcccctcaccgcCCTCCGACCTGTCGCAAAGCAGCaagtggaggaggagagtgatgaTGAGCAGCCCATCTAG